The Pseudanabaenaceae cyanobacterium SKYG29 genomic interval GTGCCAGAGTTTTGGCGTTTCGATGGTCAAGAATGGCGAATTTTCCAGTTAAGGGCAGAAGTCTATCAAGAGTGCGATCGGTCACCAAATTTTCCCTGGGTAAGAAAAGAATATCTCTACAATTTCCTCGCGGAAGCACAACAGGATGAAATTATGGCAGAACGTAATTGGCGTAAGTTTGTGCAGAATTATTTAGCAACTACCTCAAACTAAATACACTTTTCTATCACTGGTGAAGCTCAAACTATAGCCCAATTCTTTTAGCATCTGCCGCAGCAGGGGTAAGCTTAAACCCAAAATGTTGCTAGAACAACCCTCAATCCGATCGATAAACCAGCCCCCCAAGCCTTCCAAAGTGAAACAACCAGCGCAGTGCAGCGGCTCCTTGGTGTGGATGTATTCCTCAATTTCCCGATCGGTGGCATTAGCGAAATAGACAGTACTGCGCTTGGCTTTGACGACACGGCGGTTATGCAGGACATCAATTAAACAATGTCCCGTGACCAATGTCCCTTTGCCCCCCCGCATCTGTTCCCACATCTTGAGCGCATTAGCGATAGTTTCGGGTTTGCCGTAGACACCTGAACTTAACTCTAGGACAGAGTCGCATCCCAACACTAAAGCCGCTTGTCCCACAAACTTGGGGGCTACCATTTCTGCCTTACTCTGGGCAAGGATAGTCACGAGGGTATCGGCATCTTCCGCCTTCACTTGGTCTTCGTCGAAGTTGCTGGGCCACACGATGGGGTCAATCCCCGCCTGTTGTAGAATGCGGCGACGAGAAGTAGAAGCAGAGGCAAGGACAATAAAGGGACGGCTCAAAGGGTCAATTGCTCCACTTGGTTTTCTATGAGGTCGGCGAGGTCTTTGAGGAACTGGGCAGCTTGGGCACCATAGATTGTGCGGTGGTCACAGGTGAGATTAACTTCCATCTGGGTCCTGACTATGATTGCTCCCTCTGGAGTTGCCACTACCCTGGGTTGGGATGCCCCCACAGCTAAAATTGCCCCCGTGCCCGGCGGCAGAATGGCTGTAAACCGATCGACTCCATACATTCCCAAGTTCGATATAGTAAAAGTTCCCGTTGTGTATTCCTGGGGCTGGAGCTGCTTCTGTCTTGCCCGTTCTACCAAGGACTGCCACTGCCGCCCAAGGGAGTAAATATCCGTCTTGTCTGCATCCTTTAACACAGGGGTAATCAGACCCCCATCCTCCATTGCTACCGCCACGGCAATATTGATTTCCCCGCGATAGGCGATCCCCCGATCGGTATAGTAGGCATTGATAATAGGATGCTTCTGGAGGGTGAGTGCTGCTGCCTTAGCTAATAACACCG includes:
- a CDS encoding Maf-like protein; the protein is MSRPFIVLASASTSRRRILQQAGIDPIVWPSNFDEDQVKAEDADTLVTILAQSKAEMVAPKFVGQAALVLGCDSVLELSSGVYGKPETIANALKMWEQMRGGKGTLVTGHCLIDVLHNRRVVKAKRSTVYFANATDREIEEYIHTKEPLHCAGCFTLEGLGGWFIDRIEGCSSNILGLSLPLLRQMLKELGYSLSFTSDRKVYLV